Proteins from a single region of Cydia splendana chromosome 9, ilCydSple1.2, whole genome shotgun sequence:
- the LOC134794032 gene encoding endocuticle structural glycoprotein SgAbd-5-like, with the protein MIALKVVLFAILATSLAAEDESKPKVEVLTERTFVREDGYNFEYKLSDGVSRQEEGSLITVGDHQGIGVRGQYSYVAPDGQEYTVTFTADDKGFNPVIRASPAKGQ; encoded by the exons ATGATTGCTTTG AAAGTTGTGTTATTTGCCATTTTGGCGACCAGCTTGGCTGCTGAAGACGAATCCAAACCAAAAGTAGAAGTCCTGACTGAGAGAACATTCGTCAGAGAAGATGGGTATAATTTTGA GTACAAGTTAAGCGACGGTGTGTCCAGGCAAGAAGAAGGTTCGCTGATCACAGTAGGCGATCACCAGGGCATCGGTGTTCGTGGCCAGTACTCATACGTAGCTCCCGATGGCCAGGAGTACACAGTCACATTCACTGCTGATGACAAAGGCTTCAATCCGGTCATCCGCGCCTCACCCGCTAAGggacaataa
- the LOC134793736 gene encoding endocuticle structural protein SgAbd-6-like — protein MFLFLVLGALLTLCSASPAVDGKAKPQVLHYEMQTADMPNSYNFYYDTSDGSSRTEHGAILNPGTKEAALDVLGTVRWYDNKGQLYEMSYKAGKRGYRTVIKKVKQR, from the exons ATGTTTTTATTTCTG GTCCTTGGAGCACTGCTGACGCTATGTTCGGCGAGCCCTGCAGTCGACGGGAAGGCTAAACCGCAGGTCCTACACTACGAGATGCAAACTGCTGATATGCCCAACTCCTACAATTTTTA TTACGACACAAGCGACGGTTCGTCCCGGACGGAGCACGGCGCCATCCTGAACCCCGGCACGAAGGAGGCGGCGCTGGACGTGCTGGGCACGGTCCGCTGGTATGACAACAAGGGACAGCTCTACGAGATGTCCTACAAGGCTGGGAAGAGAGGCTATAGGACGGTTATCAAGAAAGTGAAGCAACGATAA
- the LOC134793731 gene encoding uncharacterized protein LOC134793731 produces the protein MKVLLKHIKILLLIITCCLLRSAYSVSLFGVDLTGPVKIVKTGIGQITKPLHPPSTIQPTLQSSTNKLTQENNFSTRKPIKDDPQKPDPNNPQKITRPVESSQNSGSKLESDLDTLGWSETGVDYTTETDNETTTDINSIGGPPPAVLASLLGSG, from the exons ATGAAAGTTCTTTTAAAACATATCAAG ATCCTACTTCTAATAATAACGTGTTGTTTGCTCCGCTCCGCATACAGTGTTTCTCTTTTTGGTGTCGATTTAACAGGACCAGTAAAAATTGTGAAAACTGGAATCGGACAAAT AACGAAACCACTACACCCACCTTCAACAATACAACCTACACTGCAATCTTCAACAAATAAGTTAACGCAGGAAAACAACTTCTCTACCCGCAAGCCAATCAAAGATGACCCTCAGAAACCTGACCCTAATAACCCTCAGAAAATTACCAGACCCGTAGAATCTAGTCAGAACAGTGGGTCAAAACTGGAGTCCGATTTGGACACACTTGGTTGGTCGGAAACAGGCGTTGATTACACTACTGAGACTGATAATGAG ACAACAACTGATATAAACAGCATCGGAGGTCCCCCGCCCGCGGTGCTAGCCTCGCTTCTTGGCAGTGGTTGA